The Symphalangus syndactylus isolate Jambi chromosome 3, NHGRI_mSymSyn1-v2.1_pri, whole genome shotgun sequence genome has a segment encoding these proteins:
- the SURF4 gene encoding surfeit locus protein 4 isoform X1 produces the protein MGQNDLMGTAEDFADQFLRVTKQYLPHVARLCLISTFLEDGIRMWFQWSEQRDYIDTTWNCGYLLASSFVFLNLLGQLTGCVLVLSRNFVQYACFGLFGIIALQTIAYSILWDLKFLMRNLALGGGLLLLLAESRSEGKSMFAGVPTMRESSPKQYMQLGGRVLLVLMFMTLLHFDASFFSIVQNIVGTALMILVAIGFKTKLAALTLVVWLFAINVYFNAFWTIPVYKPMHDFLKYDFFQTMSVIGGLLLVVALGPGGVSMDEKKKEW, from the exons ATGGGCCAGAACGACCTGATGGGCACGGCCGAGGACTTCGCCGACCAG TTCCTCCGTGTCACAAAGCAGTACCTGCCCCACGTGGCGCGCCTCTGTCTGATCAGCACCTTCCTGGAGGACGGCATCCGCATGTGGTTCCAGTGGAGCGAGCAGCGCGACTACATCGACACCACCTGGAACTGCGGCTACCTGCTGGCCTCGTCGTTCGTCTTCCTCAACTTGCTGGGACAGCTGA CTGGCTGCGTCCTGGTGTTGAGCAGGAACTTCGTGCAGTACGCTTGCTTCGGGCTCTTTGGAATCATAGCTCTGCAG ACGATTGCCTACAGCATTTTATGGGACTTGAAGTTTTTGATGAG GAACCTGGCCCTGGGAGGAGGCCTGTTGCTGCTCCTAGCAGAATCCCGTTCTGAAGGGAAGAGCATGTTTGCGGGCGTCCCCACCATGCGTGAGAGCTCCCCCAAACAGTACATGCAGCtcggaggcagggtcttgctggtTCTGATGTTCATGACTCTCCTTCACTTTGACGCCAGCTTCTTTTCT ATTGTCCAGAACATCGTGGGCACAGCTCTGATGATTTTAGTGGCCATTGGTTTTAAAACCAAGCTGGCCGCTTTGACTCTTGTTGTCTGGCTCTTTGCCATCAACGTATATTTCAACGCCTTCTGGACCATTCCAGTCTACAAGCCCATGCATGACTTCCTGAAATACGACTTCTTCCAGACCATGTCGGTGATCGGGGGCTTGCTCCTGGTGGTGGCCCTGGGCCCTGGGGGTGTCTCCATGGATGAGAAGAAGAAGGAGTGGTAA
- the SURF4 gene encoding surfeit locus protein 4 isoform X3, with amino-acid sequence MGQNDLMGTAEDFADQFLRVTKQYLPHVARLCLISTFLEDGIRMWFQWSEQRDYIDTTWNCGYLLASSFVFLNLLGQLTGCVLVLSRNFVQYACFGLFGIIALQTIAYSILWDLKFLMRLSRTSWAQL; translated from the exons ATGGGCCAGAACGACCTGATGGGCACGGCCGAGGACTTCGCCGACCAG TTCCTCCGTGTCACAAAGCAGTACCTGCCCCACGTGGCGCGCCTCTGTCTGATCAGCACCTTCCTGGAGGACGGCATCCGCATGTGGTTCCAGTGGAGCGAGCAGCGCGACTACATCGACACCACCTGGAACTGCGGCTACCTGCTGGCCTCGTCGTTCGTCTTCCTCAACTTGCTGGGACAGCTGA CTGGCTGCGTCCTGGTGTTGAGCAGGAACTTCGTGCAGTACGCTTGCTTCGGGCTCTTTGGAATCATAGCTCTGCAG ACGATTGCCTACAGCATTTTATGGGACTTGAAGTTTTTGATGAG ATTGTCCAGAACATCGTGGGCACAGCTCTGA
- the SURF4 gene encoding surfeit locus protein 4 isoform X2: protein MRSLATEFLRVTKQYLPHVARLCLISTFLEDGIRMWFQWSEQRDYIDTTWNCGYLLASSFVFLNLLGQLTGCVLVLSRNFVQYACFGLFGIIALQTIAYSILWDLKFLMRNLALGGGLLLLLAESRSEGKSMFAGVPTMRESSPKQYMQLGGRVLLVLMFMTLLHFDASFFSIVQNIVGTALMILVAIGFKTKLAALTLVVWLFAINVYFNAFWTIPVYKPMHDFLKYDFFQTMSVIGGLLLVVALGPGGVSMDEKKKEW, encoded by the exons ATGAGAAGCTTGGCCACAGAG TTCCTCCGTGTCACAAAGCAGTACCTGCCCCACGTGGCGCGCCTCTGTCTGATCAGCACCTTCCTGGAGGACGGCATCCGCATGTGGTTCCAGTGGAGCGAGCAGCGCGACTACATCGACACCACCTGGAACTGCGGCTACCTGCTGGCCTCGTCGTTCGTCTTCCTCAACTTGCTGGGACAGCTGA CTGGCTGCGTCCTGGTGTTGAGCAGGAACTTCGTGCAGTACGCTTGCTTCGGGCTCTTTGGAATCATAGCTCTGCAG ACGATTGCCTACAGCATTTTATGGGACTTGAAGTTTTTGATGAG GAACCTGGCCCTGGGAGGAGGCCTGTTGCTGCTCCTAGCAGAATCCCGTTCTGAAGGGAAGAGCATGTTTGCGGGCGTCCCCACCATGCGTGAGAGCTCCCCCAAACAGTACATGCAGCtcggaggcagggtcttgctggtTCTGATGTTCATGACTCTCCTTCACTTTGACGCCAGCTTCTTTTCT ATTGTCCAGAACATCGTGGGCACAGCTCTGATGATTTTAGTGGCCATTGGTTTTAAAACCAAGCTGGCCGCTTTGACTCTTGTTGTCTGGCTCTTTGCCATCAACGTATATTTCAACGCCTTCTGGACCATTCCAGTCTACAAGCCCATGCATGACTTCCTGAAATACGACTTCTTCCAGACCATGTCGGTGATCGGGGGCTTGCTCCTGGTGGTGGCCCTGGGCCCTGGGGGTGTCTCCATGGATGAGAAGAAGAAGGAGTGGTAA
- the SURF2 gene encoding surfeit locus protein 2 isoform X1 — protein sequence MSELPADVRAFLREHPSLRLQPDARKVRCILTGHELPCRLPELQVYTRGKKYQRLVRASPAFDYAEFEPHIVPSTKNPHQLFCKLTLRHINKCPEHVLRHTQGRRYQRALCKYEECQKQGVEYVPACLVHRRRRREDQMDSDGPRPWEAFWEPTSSDERGAASDDSMTDLYPPELFTRKDLGSMEDGDGTDDFLTDEEDEKAKPPREKATDEGRRETAVYRGLVQKHGKKQLGSLKKKFKSHHRKPKSFSSCKQPG from the exons ATGAGCGAGTTGCCGGCCGACGTGCGGGCCTTCCTGCGCGAGCACCCGAGCCTGCGGCTCCAGCCGGACGCCCGCAAG GTGAGGTGCATCCTGACGGGTCACGAGCTGCCTTGCCGCCTGCCGGAGCTCCAGGTCTACACCCGCGGCAAAAAGTACCAGCGGCTGGTCCGCGCCTCACCGGCCTTCGACTATGCAGAGTTCGAGCCGCACATCGTGCCCAGCACCAAGAACCC GCACCAGTTGTTCTGCAAACTCACCCTGCGGCACATCAACAAGTGCCCAGAACACGTGCTGAGGCACACCCAGGGCCGGCGGTACCAGCGAGCTCTGTGTAAAT ATGAAGAATGTCAGAAGCAAGGGGTGGAATACGTGCCTGCCTGCCTGGTGCaccggaggaggaggagggaggaccaGATGGACAGTGACGGGCCTCGCCCGTGGGAAGCCTTCTGGGAGCCCACGTCCAGTGATGAGCGGGGAGCTGCAAGTGATGACAGCATGACCGACCTGTACCCAC CTGAGCTATTCACCAGAAAGGACCTTGGAAGCATGGAGGACGGGGATGGCACTGATGACTTTTTGACAGACGAAGAGGATGAGAAGGCAAAGCCCCCAAGAGAGAAGGCCACTGATGAGGGCAGGAGAGAGACGGCCGTGTACCGAGGGCTGGTTCAGAAGCACGGGAAG AAGCAGCTGGGCTCGTTGAAAAAGAAGTTCAAGAGTCATCACCGCAAACCCAAGAGCTTCAGCTCCTGTAAACAGCCAGGTTAA
- the SURF2 gene encoding surfeit locus protein 2 isoform X2 translates to MSELPADVRAFLREHPSLRLQPDARKVRCILTGHELPCRLPELQVYTRGKKYQRLVRASPAFDYAEFEPHIVPSTKNPHQLFCKLTLRHINKCPEHVLRHTQGRRYQRALCKYEECQKQGVEYVPACLVHRRRRREDQMDSDGPRPWEAFWEPTSSDERGAASDDSMTDLYPPELFTRKDLGSMEDGDGTDDFLTDEEDEKAKPPREKATDEGRRETAVYRGLVQKHGKQLGSLKKKFKSHHRKPKSFSSCKQPG, encoded by the exons ATGAGCGAGTTGCCGGCCGACGTGCGGGCCTTCCTGCGCGAGCACCCGAGCCTGCGGCTCCAGCCGGACGCCCGCAAG GTGAGGTGCATCCTGACGGGTCACGAGCTGCCTTGCCGCCTGCCGGAGCTCCAGGTCTACACCCGCGGCAAAAAGTACCAGCGGCTGGTCCGCGCCTCACCGGCCTTCGACTATGCAGAGTTCGAGCCGCACATCGTGCCCAGCACCAAGAACCC GCACCAGTTGTTCTGCAAACTCACCCTGCGGCACATCAACAAGTGCCCAGAACACGTGCTGAGGCACACCCAGGGCCGGCGGTACCAGCGAGCTCTGTGTAAAT ATGAAGAATGTCAGAAGCAAGGGGTGGAATACGTGCCTGCCTGCCTGGTGCaccggaggaggaggagggaggaccaGATGGACAGTGACGGGCCTCGCCCGTGGGAAGCCTTCTGGGAGCCCACGTCCAGTGATGAGCGGGGAGCTGCAAGTGATGACAGCATGACCGACCTGTACCCAC CTGAGCTATTCACCAGAAAGGACCTTGGAAGCATGGAGGACGGGGATGGCACTGATGACTTTTTGACAGACGAAGAGGATGAGAAGGCAAAGCCCCCAAGAGAGAAGGCCACTGATGAGGGCAGGAGAGAGACGGCCGTGTACCGAGGGCTGGTTCAGAAGCACGGGAAG CAGCTGGGCTCGTTGAAAAAGAAGTTCAAGAGTCATCACCGCAAACCCAAGAGCTTCAGCTCCTGTAAACAGCCAGGTTAA
- the SURF1 gene encoding surfeit locus protein 1 isoform X4 — translation MQMPPASRKRPRGRAPASAAWRSVLGVSPRPGVAWRPSRCGSSAAEASATKAEDDSFLQWVLLLIPVTAFGLGTWQVQRRKWKLNLIAELESRVLAEPVPLPADPMELKNLEYRPVKVRGCFDHSKELYMMPRTMVDPVREAREAGLISSSTQSGAYVVTPFHCTDLGITILVNRGFVPRKKVNPETRQKGQIEGEVELIGMVRLTETRQPFVPENNPERNHWHYRDLEAMARITGAEPIFIDANFQSTVPGGPIGGQTRVTLRNEHLQYIVTWYGLSAATSYLWFKKFLRGTPGV, via the exons ATGCAGATGCCTCCTGCGTCCCGGAAGCGCCCGcggggccgg GCCCCGGCCAGCGCCGCCTGGAGGAGCGTCCTCGGGGTCTCCCCGCGCCCAG GAGTGGCCTGGAGGCCAAGCAGATGTGGCAGTTCTGCAGCAGAAGCATCTGCCACAAAAGCAGAAGATGACTCCTTTCTTCAGTGGGTCCTGCTCCTCATCCCTGTGACTGCCTTTGGCTTGGGGACATGGCAG GTCCAGCGTCGGAAGTGGAAGCTGAACCTGATTGCAGAGTTGGAGTCCAGAGTTCTGGCTGAGCCTGTCCCTCTGCCAGCAGA CCCAATGGAACTGAAAAATCTGGAGTATAGGCCAGTGAAAGTCAGGGGGTGCTTTGACCACTCCAAGGAGCTGTATATGATGCCCCGGACCATGGTGGACCCTGTCCGGGAGGCCCGGGAGGCCGGCCTCATCTCTTCCTCAACTCAGAGTGGGGCGTATGTGGTCACTCCCTTCCACTGCACCGACCTGGG AATCACCATCCTGGTAAATAGAGGGTTCGTTCCCAGGAAGAAAGTGAATCCTGAAACCCGGCAGAAAGGCCAG ATTGAGGGAGAAGTGGAACTCATTGGGATGGTGAGGCTGACAGAAACCAGGCAGCCTTTTGTCCCCGAGAACAATCCAGAAAGGAACCACTGGCATTATCGAGACCTGGAAGCTATGGCCAGAATCACAGGCGCAGAGCCCATCTTCATTGATGCCAACTTCC AGAGCACAGTCCCTGGAGGACCCATTGGAGGGCAAACCAGAGTTACTCTGAGGAACGAGCATCTGCAGTACATCGTGACCTG GTATGGACTCTCTGCAGCTACATCGTATCTGTGGTTTAAGAAATTCCTACGTGGGACACCTGGTGTGTGA
- the SURF1 gene encoding surfeit locus protein 1 isoform X2: protein MAAVVALQLGLRAAGLGRAPASAAWRSVLGVSPRPGVAWRPSRCGSSAAEASATKAEDDSFLQWVLLLIPVTAFGLGTWQVQRRKWKLNLIAELESRVLAEPVPLPADPMELKNLEYRPVKVRGCFDHSKELYMMPRTMVDPVREAREAGLISSSTQSGAYVVTPFHCTDLGITILVNRGFVPRKKVNPETRQKGQIEGEVELIGMVRLTETRQPFVPENNPERNHWHYRDLEAMARITGAEPIFIDANFQSTVPGGPIGGQTRVTLRNEHLQYIVTWYGLSAATSYLWFKKFLRGTPGV, encoded by the exons atggctgcGGTGGTTGCATTGCAGCTGGGGCTGCGGGCGGCGGGGCTGGGACGA GCCCCGGCCAGCGCCGCCTGGAGGAGCGTCCTCGGGGTCTCCCCGCGCCCAG GAGTGGCCTGGAGGCCAAGCAGATGTGGCAGTTCTGCAGCAGAAGCATCTGCCACAAAAGCAGAAGATGACTCCTTTCTTCAGTGGGTCCTGCTCCTCATCCCTGTGACTGCCTTTGGCTTGGGGACATGGCAG GTCCAGCGTCGGAAGTGGAAGCTGAACCTGATTGCAGAGTTGGAGTCCAGAGTTCTGGCTGAGCCTGTCCCTCTGCCAGCAGA CCCAATGGAACTGAAAAATCTGGAGTATAGGCCAGTGAAAGTCAGGGGGTGCTTTGACCACTCCAAGGAGCTGTATATGATGCCCCGGACCATGGTGGACCCTGTCCGGGAGGCCCGGGAGGCCGGCCTCATCTCTTCCTCAACTCAGAGTGGGGCGTATGTGGTCACTCCCTTCCACTGCACCGACCTGGG AATCACCATCCTGGTAAATAGAGGGTTCGTTCCCAGGAAGAAAGTGAATCCTGAAACCCGGCAGAAAGGCCAG ATTGAGGGAGAAGTGGAACTCATTGGGATGGTGAGGCTGACAGAAACCAGGCAGCCTTTTGTCCCCGAGAACAATCCAGAAAGGAACCACTGGCATTATCGAGACCTGGAAGCTATGGCCAGAATCACAGGCGCAGAGCCCATCTTCATTGATGCCAACTTCC AGAGCACAGTCCCTGGAGGACCCATTGGAGGGCAAACCAGAGTTACTCTGAGGAACGAGCATCTGCAGTACATCGTGACCTG GTATGGACTCTCTGCAGCTACATCGTATCTGTGGTTTAAGAAATTCCTACGTGGGACACCTGGTGTGTGA
- the SURF1 gene encoding surfeit locus protein 1 isoform X3, giving the protein MAAVVALQLGLRAAGLGRVSAGCGVLGAGRGPGAHPTLSCPQAPASAAWRSVLGVSPRPGVAWRPSRCGSSAAEASATKAEDDSFLQWVLLLIPVTAFGLGTWQVQRRKWKLNLIAELESRVLAEPVPLPAEITILVNRGFVPRKKVNPETRQKGQIEGEVELIGMVRLTETRQPFVPENNPERNHWHYRDLEAMARITGAEPIFIDANFQSTVPGGPIGGQTRVTLRNEHLQYIVTWYGLSAATSYLWFKKFLRGTPGV; this is encoded by the exons atggctgcGGTGGTTGCATTGCAGCTGGGGCTGCGGGCGGCGGGGCTGGGACGAGTGAGCGCCGGGTGCGGGGTGCTGGGCGCGGGGAGGGGTCCCGGAGCTCATCCCACCCTTTCGTGTCCGCAGGCCCCGGCCAGCGCCGCCTGGAGGAGCGTCCTCGGGGTCTCCCCGCGCCCAG GAGTGGCCTGGAGGCCAAGCAGATGTGGCAGTTCTGCAGCAGAAGCATCTGCCACAAAAGCAGAAGATGACTCCTTTCTTCAGTGGGTCCTGCTCCTCATCCCTGTGACTGCCTTTGGCTTGGGGACATGGCAG GTCCAGCGTCGGAAGTGGAAGCTGAACCTGATTGCAGAGTTGGAGTCCAGAGTTCTGGCTGAGCCTGTCCCTCTGCCAGCAGA AATCACCATCCTGGTAAATAGAGGGTTCGTTCCCAGGAAGAAAGTGAATCCTGAAACCCGGCAGAAAGGCCAG ATTGAGGGAGAAGTGGAACTCATTGGGATGGTGAGGCTGACAGAAACCAGGCAGCCTTTTGTCCCCGAGAACAATCCAGAAAGGAACCACTGGCATTATCGAGACCTGGAAGCTATGGCCAGAATCACAGGCGCAGAGCCCATCTTCATTGATGCCAACTTCC AGAGCACAGTCCCTGGAGGACCCATTGGAGGGCAAACCAGAGTTACTCTGAGGAACGAGCATCTGCAGTACATCGTGACCTG GTATGGACTCTCTGCAGCTACATCGTATCTGTGGTTTAAGAAATTCCTACGTGGGACACCTGGTGTGTGA
- the SURF1 gene encoding surfeit locus protein 1 isoform X1, whose product MAAVVALQLGLRAAGLGRVSAGCGVLGAGRGPGAHPTLSCPQAPASAAWRSVLGVSPRPGVAWRPSRCGSSAAEASATKAEDDSFLQWVLLLIPVTAFGLGTWQVQRRKWKLNLIAELESRVLAEPVPLPADPMELKNLEYRPVKVRGCFDHSKELYMMPRTMVDPVREAREAGLISSSTQSGAYVVTPFHCTDLGITILVNRGFVPRKKVNPETRQKGQIEGEVELIGMVRLTETRQPFVPENNPERNHWHYRDLEAMARITGAEPIFIDANFQSTVPGGPIGGQTRVTLRNEHLQYIVTWYGLSAATSYLWFKKFLRGTPGV is encoded by the exons atggctgcGGTGGTTGCATTGCAGCTGGGGCTGCGGGCGGCGGGGCTGGGACGAGTGAGCGCCGGGTGCGGGGTGCTGGGCGCGGGGAGGGGTCCCGGAGCTCATCCCACCCTTTCGTGTCCGCAGGCCCCGGCCAGCGCCGCCTGGAGGAGCGTCCTCGGGGTCTCCCCGCGCCCAG GAGTGGCCTGGAGGCCAAGCAGATGTGGCAGTTCTGCAGCAGAAGCATCTGCCACAAAAGCAGAAGATGACTCCTTTCTTCAGTGGGTCCTGCTCCTCATCCCTGTGACTGCCTTTGGCTTGGGGACATGGCAG GTCCAGCGTCGGAAGTGGAAGCTGAACCTGATTGCAGAGTTGGAGTCCAGAGTTCTGGCTGAGCCTGTCCCTCTGCCAGCAGA CCCAATGGAACTGAAAAATCTGGAGTATAGGCCAGTGAAAGTCAGGGGGTGCTTTGACCACTCCAAGGAGCTGTATATGATGCCCCGGACCATGGTGGACCCTGTCCGGGAGGCCCGGGAGGCCGGCCTCATCTCTTCCTCAACTCAGAGTGGGGCGTATGTGGTCACTCCCTTCCACTGCACCGACCTGGG AATCACCATCCTGGTAAATAGAGGGTTCGTTCCCAGGAAGAAAGTGAATCCTGAAACCCGGCAGAAAGGCCAG ATTGAGGGAGAAGTGGAACTCATTGGGATGGTGAGGCTGACAGAAACCAGGCAGCCTTTTGTCCCCGAGAACAATCCAGAAAGGAACCACTGGCATTATCGAGACCTGGAAGCTATGGCCAGAATCACAGGCGCAGAGCCCATCTTCATTGATGCCAACTTCC AGAGCACAGTCCCTGGAGGACCCATTGGAGGGCAAACCAGAGTTACTCTGAGGAACGAGCATCTGCAGTACATCGTGACCTG GTATGGACTCTCTGCAGCTACATCGTATCTGTGGTTTAAGAAATTCCTACGTGGGACACCTGGTGTGTGA
- the SURF1 gene encoding surfeit locus protein 1 isoform X5, translating into MELKNLEYRPVKVRGCFDHSKELYMMPRTMVDPVREAREAGLISSSTQSGAYVVTPFHCTDLGITILVNRGFVPRKKVNPETRQKGQIEGEVELIGMVRLTETRQPFVPENNPERNHWHYRDLEAMARITGAEPIFIDANFQSTVPGGPIGGQTRVTLRNEHLQYIVTWYGLSAATSYLWFKKFLRGTPGV; encoded by the exons ATGGAACTGAAAAATCTGGAGTATAGGCCAGTGAAAGTCAGGGGGTGCTTTGACCACTCCAAGGAGCTGTATATGATGCCCCGGACCATGGTGGACCCTGTCCGGGAGGCCCGGGAGGCCGGCCTCATCTCTTCCTCAACTCAGAGTGGGGCGTATGTGGTCACTCCCTTCCACTGCACCGACCTGGG AATCACCATCCTGGTAAATAGAGGGTTCGTTCCCAGGAAGAAAGTGAATCCTGAAACCCGGCAGAAAGGCCAG ATTGAGGGAGAAGTGGAACTCATTGGGATGGTGAGGCTGACAGAAACCAGGCAGCCTTTTGTCCCCGAGAACAATCCAGAAAGGAACCACTGGCATTATCGAGACCTGGAAGCTATGGCCAGAATCACAGGCGCAGAGCCCATCTTCATTGATGCCAACTTCC AGAGCACAGTCCCTGGAGGACCCATTGGAGGGCAAACCAGAGTTACTCTGAGGAACGAGCATCTGCAGTACATCGTGACCTG GTATGGACTCTCTGCAGCTACATCGTATCTGTGGTTTAAGAAATTCCTACGTGGGACACCTGGTGTGTGA
- the RPL7A gene encoding large ribosomal subunit protein eL8 — protein MPKGKKAKGKKVAPAPAVVKKQEAKKVVNPLFEKRPKNFGIGQDIQPKRDLTRFVKWPRYIRLQRQRAILYKRLKVPPAINQFTQALDRQTATQLLKLAHKYRPETKQEKKQRLLARAEKKAAGKGDVPTKRPPVLRAGVNTITTLVENKKAQLVVIAHDVDPIELVVFLPALCRKMGVPYCIIKGKARLGRLVHRKTCTTVAFTQVNSEDKGALAKLVEAIRTNYNDRYDEIRRHWGGNVLGPKSVARIAKLEKAKAKELATKLG, from the exons ATG CCGAAAGGAAAGAAGGCCAAGGGAAAGAAGGTGGCTCCGGCCCCTGCTGTCGTGAAGAAGCAGGAGGCTAAGAAAGTGGTGAATCCCCTGTTTGAGAAAAGGCCTAAGAATTTTGGCATTG GACAGGACATCCAGCCCAAAAGAGACCTCACCCGCTTTGTGAAATGGCCCCGCTATATCAGGTTGCAGCGGCAGAGAGCCATCCTCTATAAGCGGCTGAAAGTGCCTCCTGCGATTAACCAGTTCACCCAGGCCCTGGACCGCCAAACAG CTACTCAGCTGCTTAAGCTGGCCCACAAGTACAGACCAGAgacaaagcaagagaagaagCAGAGACTGTTGGCCCGGGCCGAGAAGAAAGCTGCTGGCAAAGGGGACGTCCCCACGAAGAGACCACCTGTCCTTCGAGCAG GAGTTAACACCATCACCACGCTGGTGGAGAACAAGAAAGCTCAGCTGGTGGTGATTGCACACGACGTGGATCCCATTGAG CTGGTTGTCTTCTTGCCTGCCCTGTGTCGTAAAATGGGGGTCCCTTACTGCATTATCAAGGGGAAGGCAAGACTGGGACGTCTAGTCCACAGGAAGACCTGCACCACTGTCGCCTTCACACAGGTGAACTC GGAAGACAAAGGCGCTTTGGCTAAGCTGGTGGAAGCTATCAGGACCAATTACAACGACAGATACGATGAG aTCCGCCGTCACTGGGGCGGCAACGTCCTGGGTCCTAAGTCTGTGGCTCGTATCGCCAAGCTCGAAAAGGCAAAGGCTAAAGAACTTGCCACTAAACTGGGTTAA